The Tripterygium wilfordii isolate XIE 37 chromosome 1, ASM1340144v1, whole genome shotgun sequence sequence AGGGACTTGTGAGTTTAGCATTGTCAAGAATGtattccatcaaagcttctatTCCAAGCATCACTTTTTAGGTCTTATTCCTTTGATTTCATCTCACAAACTAGACAAGTATCGTAGAATCTTTTCTTTTAATCTCAGTTTAGGTTTCCTGATGGTGATGGAGGATCTATCCAAAACACCAGATTAGCCTTTTCCCGCTTAATGCGAGAAAGTTAAAAGCCATTAGGTTTTGGTTGTCATAAGATAAAATTAGTATACTCTGATGCATAGAAAGCCAATATTCTCGGCTAAATGATCCATGCACTTCCAATAAGTTTAAGAATAATGGTATATTAACGCAATCATTCAAAACTTTAATTATTATATCACCCCTCAGATTAAAGGGTTGCAAATGTTGCCTTCATCCCAAAGTTTCACTAGATCTTTGCCTAAAACAGCTTAAGGTAGGGTTTTGAGCACCAAGTCGACTCGGGGCactacagtttttttttttaatacttaaCCCATTAATCCAGTGGCCTAGTCCAAAAAATCAACACAGGAGTAACGTCTTACTTTTTGTTAAGATGTCGCTTTAGATATCAAAGTGATTAGTGTCGGCCCCAGCCCCACGGATCATGCACTTTTAACTGATTAATGACTCTGGATCATCTAATTATGTGTGTCAGTGTGGGGACTATGGCTTGCTGGCCTCGTGTGGCATATAGCGGAAAAACCCCTTTCTTTGGCtttgatcttctttttcttttgtccacCAAATAAATGCTTACATTCTTTATTCCATTTTTTGTTCCAATTTTTTAAGCTTACTATAAGCATACAAAAAGCTTGTAGGGTACTGAGTATTTGGAAAGAATGCAACTGTTGCCCTGGAAGGCCAAATGTACGTTGAATCTGGCAGCAGTCGGACGTTATAAAATACATATAGGACATTTATTTAAGCTCTGCCCAAGGATTGCCAGTAGAGCTCAGCCTTCTTTTTGACTTTCTACAATTGTCTTTTTGATGATGGTGTCTTGCACGAGGGTACCCATATTGAACCATTAGAACAAAAGGATGGGCACCATGTGATTCTCGAGCAGCAGGTATATTTAAGTATTagctaaaattttgaaattcttgCACATATGATTAGTCAAACTCAGTCTGCTCTCTAGTCACTATTACGTTGTTTGATGAAAAAgtgcttttatatatatatatatatatatatatatatatatatattgttaagaCATATATCTCACATTGAGTAAGTGTGCGCTACCGATATAGCTGTGGTGTACGTGTACCTTGAGTTTTCGAGGATTTTAGAAGAACTATAAAAAAATGTCgtcttataaaaaaataaataaatatcttaTGTTACTTAAATAGATTTATGTTACTATAACAttgatattttttcaaaaatatgaggTATTGGGATTAAGCGGCCCTTGACGATGACCCATATCACCCCACTCCAAAGACTCCCCTACGAATATAGTTTATAGGTAAAGATCCAATTACTCTCAACCAAATGATCAATTCTTTAGAGACGAAATCATGGCAGGCTTTAGACTCAAAGCAAATAATACATCTTCGACTTCAAGTTGTGTTGAGTTTAATATTTATGCAGTAGTGTGACAAGTATTCGATATATAACATATGTAATGTAGGAGCCTATGAGTATTTGTTCACGTAGAGTTTGAAATCACAAGACAATCCTTTCCCTGAAAGTATGAAACTACTCATCTATTGCGGTGTTTGAGATCCCTTAATTTGGCATTGCCTCCATTTGTTTCTGTTGACTTATGAAGAATAACTCAGTCCGGTTGTAAAGAAAAGACACTTTTATCAAATGTTTGCTGCTGCATTGTCATGTACCAACATTCAATTAAGAGCagcaaattttttttctctagagATGTTTTCCTTTATAACATCAAGATGGCCCTTCAAAACCAACCATTTTGATGCTAATTAAGCTTTGAGACGACAACAAAGTGTTACTTTTGAGAGGCATCATTATTTGGTAGAGGAATCCAATTTCTCCACCAAACAAAACAACAGacgtactatatatatagaactaGAAGCAAAGGCTATAGGAGAACTGGTCAAAGATTGTTACTccttttgaaagataaattacGCCTGTAAATTCATTGAGCATTGGGGTCGGTGGAGAATGCTATGCTGTACTAATTACTAATAAAGTTTTATCTGGTTTACGAATTCAATGACATATCCTTTTGTTctataaacaaaaatcaaattgaatgcGAAAAAGACGGAGAATTTTTAGGTTAATATTTAACGATCTAGaattttcatgtcttttttCACGTTCAATTAAATTGTTGTTTGGGCcgaaaatatatcgttggactCGTAAACCTGATCAAGACAcattcatgaattttttttttaaaaaaaatcatattgacTCCAAAAGAAAAGACATTGTTAACTAGTGATTTAAAGAGTAATAGTTAAAGATTGATCACAGTATCTCATATGTGATGAACACTCTCCGGTCTATAACAAAATTTCTTAGACTTAAAAATACAGATTTCAATGGACTGGCTGATCTCTGAGCATCGTGAAGCCACGTTTTCTACTACAAGCCGTGCGTGCGCAATGATTGAGTCCGTCATGCGTGTGGACCATGTGGTGAAGGTGAAGTTCCACAGGGTCCTACTGAGGACGTATTAAGACTGCAACTGGGAAGAAGATTGGCACTCTCTGTACGTTTCATTCCTTTTGTAGGACAGACAAAAATACGCATGCCATGACGACAGGCTCTCTGCAGATTGATGAAGCAACTTTACCAGTACTGGTGGGGGACTCGATTCATAAGAGGACGAATTCTTAATCTATATATATGCCGCGTTGACCCAGTCATGAATGAATAGAAATAGTAAAAAAATACTCAGTACTGTGTAACTGGAAAACGTAAACTGTGTGCCTTTGAACAAATGAGACTAAATTATTGGCTAGGGTCGTGAGTTTCTTTCAATAGATGGAAATTTTTCATGCATGAGAGTCCATAAACAATGTCTAGTTCATAATGTCCATATCATTTTGCTTTCAATGAAAAGGAAACAAGGAATAAacgattaatataaaataactgACGCCTGCAACAAGTTCtagaatttaattatttttggtgAGTACAAGAAGTTCTAGAAACCTGTggtatgaggaaaaaaaaagactgcATGGGAGTGTTTTTGCAGATTATAAATCATAAGTCGTGTTTTTTAGAGTTTTGAAATTATAGAGTCAATCATTTATTGATAGTCTAGTTGATTATTTCTTCGAACTTAGAGTATAAAGAATCTCACATGAGATCAAGAGTTTGATTTTAAGTTGACGCTAATGGTTTATGATGAATCTCGATTGAAGTAATCTGTCTAGAAGGGTTGTGCGTGACTAGTTAAGcccaaataacaataaaaaatggATTGGAAACCAATagattttgggtaatttgaaggGATAGTCCACCTCCCAACagctttattaaaaaaaaaccttgtctttctctttttttttttaatataggggAAGGGAGAGAGGATGTCGAAACTCGAAATTTCTATGAGATATCACATACGTGACTGTCATGAGTACCCGTGATTCTCACCTCTCAACAGTTTTAAACCAATCGATGATAAGACAGGTGGGTGGTCACTGTTGTAAAATACTAGATACTTGTTCCTAAAGAAGATCTTTAGCTTGACTTTTCCTCCTGTTGTTGCCCCTGCAAATCCGATTCGGTCTAATTAAGTCCGATGGAAAAGCTAAAAGAACCGACTCTCAAGACCCCTCTCTCTTATAGTACAGTACTGGTTGTTGATACGTCTTGTCAAAACACACATGCACGCATGCCACGTAAGACACCCATTCAACTGATGAGTTGAGAGCGGCAATGATTGGCAGTGTTGGTCACCCGCACGAGTGGTTGGGGTATTATAaggctttggcttttgtttGTAGCCCCAAGTGGATGGAGTGTGTGTGTTGGTTCGATAGTGGTTGAAGTACTGTTGTCTATCTTCTGtgtactcccacatcggttagattAGTTCCTCTGAGGTAGTATATAAGTTCCCACTACAACACATTTTTTTTGCCTGTGATGAAATACTCacgggtagtgtgttgtagtattgcttatatctactttagttgtatctcaaaaaaaaaatctgagctAATGAAGAAGCTTATTTGACCACGTAGACTCTGGGCCCTCTGTTTTGTACTGAATAAAGGAGTTTCTTGGTGTTAATCACAGGTCTGTTTACCTGCTGAGATCTTTTTGAATCTGATAAACAATTTGCATGTctgtcttttttttatatatgataAAGATAGGATATATTTTAGACTCATGTTGTTCTGCTGTGCAGGATAAGATAAGCAGTGTGTTTGCAtttgcaattgcaattgcaggTTCTACATTCATGcaagaattgaacttttatCTTTTTCAAAACATGTGAGCTGCTAAAGTTTGGGAAGATACGTTTAGCATTCAAATGACCGGCAATAATGCACTCATGTGAAATTACGCACACTCAAATATCCGAAAGGGATGTTGAATTGAATAGtttctcggttatcaaaaagcACCACCAGAGACTATCAACTTATTGTTTTGAAGCTATGTTTAGCGCTCACAATTGTTCAGGAAAGGAGGATTTGGGCTTTCTCAACTAGACATTTTTAAATTATATACAATTTTAAATACGTTTTCAATCATGTAGATGAACaattttttaaataccaaactCTCCCCTTCCGCCCTCAACCCAATTTTAGGATAGTAGGCTCATGACCAGTGACCACGACCTAACTCTCTACTAATTTTGAGTCTTTGATTGCTCCGATTGTTATTGCGAGGCTGATGCAAATTTAAACCTAAATACGACTTTCAAGAGATGACTGGATTAACTTAACTGTGTTATCATTGTTTCCTTTTCACTGTTTGTTCCATTTTTTGACATTATTTTAGTACCTGTAGTTCAATAATTACTTGTCATACGCTTGTGCAATGACGATTTAAGAAGTGAAGAAACATTAATTAAaacttaataaataataatatcacAAAAACATTGTCAAAAAAAGCTTATAAAAGCAGGCTATTGGGTTCAAGCCTTTCAATAACAATCAAAACGTTCCTTCTcagtaggaaaaaaaatagaagcttAACAGAAAAGTAGTAGTTCTCTAATTCCGTTTCTGGTTTCAACTTCCTAGTGAGTACACAACAAGGTACACCCATcataaagagaaagaaaagagaaagagagagtctCAGTCAGGTCTCCATGTCTGACTCGGAGCTGTTTCTCTGCCTTCTTCCATCGATTTTAGCTTTGCTTCTGATTTTCATTCTTGTCCAAAGAAAGCAAACCAGGCTTAATCTTCCACCAGGAAACATGGGTTGGCCATTTTTAGGCGAAACATTTGGTTACTTGAAGCCTTACTCTGCAACTTCGATTGGAGAGTTCATGGAAAACCACATATCAAGGTAGCAGAAAAGACACCAAAATTCATAACCCAggacaatttttctttttctttgtttttttgaattAGTAGTTTTGATTCAATTTGTACAGGTATGGAAAAATCTACAAGTCCAATTTGTTCGGTGAGCCAACAATAGTCTCTGCTGATGCTGGATTTAACAGATTTATAATACAAAACGAAGGAAGATTGTTTGAGTGCAGTTATCCAAGAAGTATAGGTGGGATTCTTGGAAAATGGTCTATGTTGGTCCTAGTTGGAGACATGCACAGAGACATGAGGACTATTTCTCTCAAATTCTTGAACCATGCAAGGCTTAGAACTCATCTTCTAAGAGAGGCTGAGAAGAACACTCTGCTAGTTCTAAGCTCTTGGAAGGACAATTCAGTGTTTTCAGCTCAAGATGAGGCGAAGAAGGTAATATACTTTTCTTTGATAATCAAAGAAAGGAATAAAGTTAAAAATCTTATAACCAAGTACTTAAATTTGCAGTTCACATTTAATTTGATGGCAAAACACATCATGAGCATGGATCCTGGAATGGCTGAAACAGAGCAATTGAAGAAAGAGTACATTACTTTCATGAAAGGAGTAGTATCTGCTCCAGTGAATCTACCTGGTACAGCATACAGAAGAGCGTTGCAGGTACCTAGAGCTTTAATAATCAGTTGAATTAATGTTCAATGTTCTTCATGTtttgaaatatgtttttttttttcgtgggTGCTCTGTTTTTCAGTCTCGATCGACTGTACTGAAGTTCATAGAGAGAAAAATGGAGGAGAGAATGAGAAAGATGGAGGAAGTAATAGAGAAAAAAGCAGAGGAAGATGATCTCCTTGGTTGGGTTTTAAAGCATTCAAATCTTTCTCCTGAACAAATCCTTGATTTGATTCTGAGTTTGCTCTTCGCTGGCCATGAAACTTCAGCTGTGTCAATATCTTTGGCTATCTACTTCTTACAAGATTCTCCTACTGTTCTTCATCAATTGAGGGTAAGCATTCCAATAGCCTTTACAGTTTATGGGATTATTTATGGAAATTTACACTAATAACTCCTCAAACAGGAAGAGCATCTTGCAATTGCCAGAGCCAAGAAGCAGTCAGGGGAGatggaattgaattgggatgacTACAAGAGTATGGAATTCACCCACTGTGTAAGTTCTTTGCCCTTCTTACCTTCTTCTTTAAGGTGCAACGAAACCTAAAACAAACTGCCGACAAGTAAGACCAGTTCGAAACACGTGCAAGAAATAGCATTAAAATTGTTGGACGGGGGAGTTTAACTTGCAGTCTCCTGCATTTATGAGGAGTAGCAGAGTCAACTTCACTATCCCAATTAAAACTACTTTGTTAAACACTTTTTGTAATTTTCAGAGTTGAGTTTGTATCTTTAATCTCTGTGAAGGTTATCAATGAGACTCTCAGGCTGGGTAATGTGGTGCGGTTTCTTC is a genomic window containing:
- the LOC120000980 gene encoding cytochrome P450 90B1-like isoform X2 — encoded protein: MSDSELFLCLLPSILALLLIFILVQRKQTRLNLPPGNMGWPFLGETFGYLKPYSATSIGEFMENHISRYGKIYKSNLFGEPTIVSADAGFNRFIIQNEGRLFECSYPRSIGGILGKWSMLVLVGDMHRDMRTISLKFLNHARLRTHLLREAEKNTLLVLSSWKDNSVFSAQDEAKKFTFNLMAKHIMSMDPGMAETEQLKKEYITFMKGVVSAPVNLPGTAYRRALQSRSTVLKFIERKMEERMRKMEEVIEKKAEEDDLLGWVLKHSNLSPEQILDLILSLLFAGHETSAVSISLAIYFLQDSPTVLHQLREEHLAIARAKKQSGEMELNWDDYKSMEFTHCVINETLRLGNVVRFLHRKAINDVRYKGYDIPCGWKVLPVISAVHLDSSVFEEPHQFNPWRWQNGNVKGNTSTSNHFMPFGGGLRLCAGSELAKVEMAVFIHHLVLNFQWGLADKDQAMAFPFVEFPKGLPIKVQHQKLV
- the LOC120000980 gene encoding cytochrome P450 90B1-like isoform X1; translated protein: MSDSELFLCLLPSILALLLIFILVQRKQTRLNLPPGNMGWPFLGETFGYLKPYSATSIGEFMENHISRYGKIYKSNLFGEPTIVSADAGFNRFIIQNEGRLFECSYPRSIGGILGKWSMLVLVGDMHRDMRTISLKFLNHARLRTHLLREAEKNTLLVLSSWKDNSVFSAQDEAKKFTFNLMAKHIMSMDPGMAETEQLKKEYITFMKGVVSAPVNLPGTAYRRALQSRSTVLKFIERKMEERMRKMEEVIEKKAEEDDLLGWVLKHSNLSPEQILDLILSLLFAGHETSAVSISLAIYFLQDSPTVLHQLREEHLAIARAKKQSGEMELNWDDYKSMEFTHCVINETLRLGNVVRFLHRKAINDVRYKGYDIPCGWKVLPVISAVHLDSSVFEEPHQFNPWRWQQNGNVKGNTSTSNHFMPFGGGLRLCAGSELAKVEMAVFIHHLVLNFQWGLADKDQAMAFPFVEFPKGLPIKVQHQKLV